A single region of the Streptomyces sp. NBC_00236 genome encodes:
- a CDS encoding MarR family winged helix-turn-helix transcriptional regulator yields the protein MTSDPACTELPSAARGGPVSHAVSRVARLHRIAAGKLLKGADLYPGQEFLMMYLWDAGAVRQSEVIKAVDLDPSTVTKMLQRLEQSGHVRRSPDPADRRAVLVEATENSCALLSEVERAWTNLEEHTLAGLDTGEREELARLLARVEENLCRETADCPENL from the coding sequence ATGACCTCCGATCCCGCCTGTACCGAGCTGCCCAGCGCCGCACGCGGCGGCCCGGTCAGCCATGCCGTGTCCCGGGTCGCCCGGCTCCACCGGATCGCGGCGGGCAAGCTGCTCAAGGGGGCGGACCTCTACCCCGGCCAGGAGTTCCTGATGATGTACCTCTGGGATGCGGGGGCGGTCCGGCAGTCCGAGGTGATCAAGGCCGTCGACCTGGACCCGTCCACCGTCACCAAGATGCTCCAGCGCCTGGAGCAGTCCGGACACGTCCGCCGCAGCCCCGACCCGGCCGACCGCAGGGCCGTCCTGGTCGAGGCCACCGAGAACAGCTGCGCACTGCTCTCCGAGGTGGAACGGGCCTGGACGAATCTGGAGGAGCACACCCTCGCGGGACTGGACACCGGGGAGCGCGAGGAGCTGGCCAGGCTGCTGGCCCGGGTCGAGGAGAACCTCTGCCGGGAGACGGCGGACTGCCCGGAGAACCTCTGA
- a CDS encoding aminotransferase class V-fold PLP-dependent enzyme, protein MMMSSLSRAVAAEFAPETAYLDTSSCGLLPRRTVDAVKALAEENATGRRAGAGDFGAVDRARAGFARLAGVDAGRVAVGSSVAVHVGLIACSLPAGSEVLAPEGEFSSVTSPFAVRGDLRMRYAPLAELADAVRPETALVALSAVQSADGRLAALDAVRAAAAAHGARTLLDATQSAGWLPLDAGAYDYTVTGGFKFLLCPRGTSFLTVTEDAQRSLPPVFAGWVAAADSWNSLYEPVATLAPDARRYDEPPAFLPYHGAEHSLALLNEIGVDALHDHATGLAARFREGLEGLGHKPVPGATAVVGAPGLGDRAADLERAGVMVSDRAGNLRAAFHLYNTEADVDRALDVLGG, encoded by the coding sequence ATGATGATGTCTTCGCTCAGCCGTGCGGTGGCCGCCGAGTTCGCGCCGGAGACCGCCTACCTCGACACCTCCTCCTGCGGGCTGCTGCCCCGCCGTACCGTCGACGCCGTGAAGGCGCTCGCCGAGGAGAACGCCACCGGTCGCAGGGCCGGTGCCGGCGACTTCGGCGCGGTGGACCGGGCCAGGGCCGGCTTCGCGCGGCTCGCCGGGGTCGACGCCGGCCGGGTCGCGGTCGGCAGCTCGGTCGCCGTCCATGTGGGTCTGATCGCCTGCTCGCTGCCGGCTGGGTCCGAAGTCCTGGCGCCCGAGGGGGAGTTCAGCTCGGTCACCAGCCCGTTCGCGGTCCGTGGTGACCTCCGGATGCGGTACGCACCGCTGGCGGAGCTGGCCGACGCGGTGCGGCCCGAGACCGCGCTCGTCGCCCTCTCCGCGGTGCAGTCCGCCGACGGCCGGCTCGCCGCCCTGGACGCGGTGCGGGCCGCGGCCGCCGCCCATGGGGCCCGTACGCTGCTGGACGCCACCCAGTCCGCGGGCTGGCTGCCGCTGGACGCGGGGGCGTACGACTACACGGTCACCGGCGGTTTCAAGTTCCTGCTCTGCCCGCGGGGCACGTCCTTCCTCACGGTCACCGAGGACGCGCAGCGGTCGCTGCCGCCGGTCTTCGCGGGGTGGGTCGCTGCCGCGGACTCGTGGAACAGCCTGTACGAACCGGTCGCGACGCTCGCCCCCGACGCCCGACGCTACGACGAACCTCCCGCGTTCCTTCCGTATCACGGCGCCGAGCACTCCCTCGCGCTGCTGAACGAGATCGGCGTCGACGCCCTCCACGACCACGCCACCGGGCTGGCGGCCCGGTTCCGGGAGGGGCTGGAGGGGCTGGGCCACAAGCCGGTGCCGGGGGCGACGGCCGTCGTCGGCGCGCCCGGGCTCGGCGACCGGGCCGCGGACCTGGAGCGTGCCGGGGTGATGGTGTCCGACCGGGCCGGCAATCTGCGCGCGGCCTTCCACCTGTACAACACCGAGGCCGATGTGGACCGTGCGCTGGACGTGCTCGGCGGCTGA
- a CDS encoding DsbA family oxidoreductase yields the protein MRVEIWSDIACPWCYIGKARFEKGLAGFAHRDEVEVVHRSFELDPGRAKGDTALVIDMLAQKYGRTPEEARSMEANVAANAQAEGLGYRAEGRDHGSTFDIHRLLHLAKARGRQDELLSLAYRANFAEERSVYDDGVLVDLAVEAGLDVDEARAVLADPEAYAAEVRADEREASELGANAVPFFVLDRRYGISGGQPAEVFAQALEQAWKDRPLTAIGGDAAACDADGACEVPQAGGAA from the coding sequence ATGCGCGTCGAGATCTGGAGCGACATCGCCTGCCCGTGGTGCTACATCGGCAAGGCCCGCTTCGAGAAGGGCCTGGCAGGGTTCGCCCACCGCGACGAGGTCGAGGTGGTCCACCGCTCCTTCGAGCTCGACCCCGGGCGCGCCAAGGGCGACACCGCGCTGGTGATCGACATGCTGGCGCAGAAGTACGGGCGCACCCCCGAGGAGGCGCGCTCCATGGAGGCGAACGTCGCGGCCAACGCGCAGGCCGAAGGGCTCGGCTACCGGGCCGAGGGCCGTGACCACGGCAGCACCTTCGACATCCACCGGCTGCTGCACCTGGCCAAGGCCCGCGGCCGTCAGGACGAGCTGCTGAGCCTGGCCTACCGGGCGAACTTCGCCGAGGAGCGTTCCGTCTACGACGACGGGGTGCTGGTCGACCTGGCCGTCGAGGCCGGTCTCGACGTGGACGAGGCGCGCGCGGTGCTCGCCGATCCCGAGGCGTACGCGGCCGAGGTGCGGGCCGACGAGCGGGAGGCGTCCGAACTGGGCGCCAACGCGGTGCCGTTCTTCGTGCTGGACCGGCGCTACGGCATCTCCGGCGGCCAGCCCGCCGAGGTCTTCGCCCAGGCGCTGGAGCAGGCGTGGAAGGACCGCCCGCTGACCGCGATCGGCGGGGACGCGGCGGCCTGCGACGCCGACGGGGCGTGCGAGGTTCCGCAGGCCGGCGGCGCGGCCTGA
- a CDS encoding Imm52 family immunity protein translates to MERVVRVFWGPRKETPQELAGRWKAMLHALPALLTAASCAPTGQPWTWTRHHTSGRPTELRPDEADLAAALQEDHDSPQTSDGAGLSLSSGGEQGWEISISGRGGGESEYVTQAVVLKVASPDDAEVPEAALLALIADIWEPDFGEATDDELLDTLEDRAGFDYTLSHVSVGRLGYLSARRAALAPAGVGVAAEELRGAGVLLDIAPPGDIEAVVDAYVRLRDAGALEPLPRPMNRTCL, encoded by the coding sequence ATGGAACGTGTGGTGCGGGTCTTCTGGGGTCCCCGGAAGGAGACACCCCAGGAGCTGGCAGGACGCTGGAAGGCGATGCTGCACGCGCTGCCCGCGCTTCTTACGGCAGCCTCCTGCGCGCCCACGGGGCAGCCGTGGACCTGGACCCGGCACCACACCTCCGGCCGCCCCACGGAGCTCAGGCCCGACGAGGCAGATCTGGCAGCCGCGCTGCAGGAGGATCACGACTCCCCGCAGACCTCGGACGGCGCCGGACTGAGCCTGTCGAGCGGGGGCGAGCAGGGCTGGGAGATCAGTATCTCCGGGCGCGGCGGCGGGGAGTCGGAGTACGTGACCCAGGCCGTCGTGCTGAAGGTCGCCTCCCCGGACGACGCCGAGGTCCCCGAAGCCGCGCTCCTCGCGCTGATCGCGGACATCTGGGAGCCGGACTTCGGTGAGGCGACCGATGACGAACTGCTCGACACCCTGGAGGACCGGGCCGGTTTCGACTACACGCTCTCCCATGTGAGCGTGGGCCGGCTCGGCTACCTCTCCGCGAGGCGTGCGGCGCTGGCGCCCGCCGGGGTGGGCGTGGCAGCCGAGGAGCTGCGCGGAGCGGGTGTGCTCCTCGACATCGCGCCGCCCGGGGACATCGAGGCCGTCGTGGATGCCTATGTGCGCCTGCGCGACGCCGGCGCGCTGGAGCCTCTGCCCCGTCCGATGAACCGCACCTGCCTGTGA
- a CDS encoding DUF1266 domain-containing protein — protein sequence MGLTAGHDGRALPGPTAPAQGWQAPSAVERGLYEAKARGDWPAYYDLVARADLYMMQSRAYADANPGNTRFHPYWSPQTQTMCLAVYTGGMLPPPVADPVYNCYDLGWFAEAWHQNDPPYLVVNPGSPCEGVLPAGPEGRALWQRHSAPVERPGLARDAVHTLETGGPRSGPVAFGLAAGAHINVRNGHYWNSMAYHGSGYRIEKRTLERWWDVRTREDWQDTQERLLSAGMVSGVWEFVLQLRRSMALDFAGPIDVDHWRQAAAKVVRRRTEAATEPCLTADGVTQGRTVTAAELEGQVTSVQRLIGRIARYEARFRADGLLPEGGFVRSVEAWDYGRASGMARWGLAARLCSLQEAEAAVVRAGRLVQVNYRSWEDFSAAYILGRCLHFDEEEFGEWYETALATHRALTGDPAGPWRTLPWT from the coding sequence ATGGGTTTGACAGCTGGTCACGACGGAAGAGCCCTGCCCGGTCCGACGGCCCCAGCCCAGGGCTGGCAGGCGCCGAGCGCGGTCGAGCGGGGGCTGTACGAGGCGAAGGCGCGCGGCGACTGGCCCGCGTACTACGACCTCGTCGCCCGGGCCGACCTGTACATGATGCAGTCCCGGGCGTACGCCGACGCGAACCCGGGCAACACCCGATTCCACCCCTACTGGAGCCCGCAGACCCAGACCATGTGCCTGGCCGTCTACACCGGCGGCATGCTGCCGCCGCCCGTCGCCGACCCGGTCTACAACTGCTACGACCTGGGCTGGTTCGCGGAGGCCTGGCACCAGAACGACCCGCCCTACCTCGTCGTCAACCCCGGCAGCCCCTGCGAGGGCGTCCTGCCGGCCGGGCCGGAGGGACGCGCCCTGTGGCAGCGCCACTCCGCCCCTGTCGAACGGCCGGGGCTGGCCCGGGACGCCGTCCACACCCTGGAGACGGGCGGGCCGCGCAGCGGTCCCGTCGCCTTCGGTCTCGCGGCCGGTGCGCACATCAACGTGCGCAACGGGCACTACTGGAACTCGATGGCCTACCACGGCAGCGGCTACCGCATCGAGAAGCGCACGCTGGAACGCTGGTGGGACGTCCGCACCCGCGAGGACTGGCAGGACACTCAGGAACGGCTGCTGAGCGCCGGGATGGTCAGCGGCGTCTGGGAGTTCGTCCTGCAACTGCGCCGCTCCATGGCCCTGGACTTCGCGGGCCCCATCGACGTCGACCACTGGCGTCAGGCCGCGGCGAAGGTGGTGCGCCGGCGCACCGAGGCCGCCACCGAACCCTGCCTGACCGCGGACGGCGTCACCCAGGGCCGCACCGTCACCGCCGCGGAGCTGGAGGGTCAAGTGACGAGCGTGCAGCGGCTGATCGGCCGCATCGCCCGCTACGAGGCGCGGTTCCGCGCCGACGGCCTGCTCCCCGAAGGGGGCTTCGTCCGGAGCGTCGAGGCCTGGGACTACGGCCGGGCTTCCGGCATGGCCCGCTGGGGCCTCGCCGCCCGCCTGTGCTCCCTGCAGGAGGCGGAGGCGGCCGTGGTCCGCGCCGGCCGTCTCGTCCAGGTCAACTACCGCTCGTGGGAGGACTTCTCGGCCGCCTACATTCTTGGCCGCTGCCTCCACTTCGACGAGGAGGAGTTCGGCGAGTGGTACGAGACAGCCCTCGCGACCCACCGCGCCCTGACCGGCGACCCGGCCGGCCCGTGGCGCACGCTGCCCTGGACCTGA
- a CDS encoding DUF1349 domain-containing protein has protein sequence MTLSLPELPFGLEPFGPATGWNYEEGVLTGRAGARQDRFVPPGGAALDTESDAPRLLGPAPAGDFQLIARVRVGFAAAFDAGVLYLHVGDREWAKICLELSPERPTICTVVTRGHSDDVNSFVVDGDTYWLRLSRTGNAFACHASPDGEKWTFVRVFALGDAEGAAGASIGFLAQSPTGEGCEVSFDRIEFRPTGLADLRDGS, from the coding sequence ATGACCCTGAGCCTCCCCGAACTCCCCTTCGGCCTGGAACCGTTCGGTCCCGCCACGGGCTGGAACTACGAGGAGGGCGTGCTCACCGGCCGCGCGGGCGCCCGCCAGGACCGCTTCGTGCCGCCCGGCGGCGCCGCCCTCGACACGGAGAGCGACGCACCCCGCCTCCTGGGCCCCGCCCCGGCAGGCGACTTCCAGCTGATCGCCCGGGTACGCGTCGGCTTCGCCGCCGCCTTCGACGCGGGGGTCCTCTACCTCCACGTCGGCGACCGGGAGTGGGCCAAGATCTGCCTGGAGCTCTCCCCGGAGCGCCCCACCATCTGCACCGTCGTCACCCGGGGCCACTCCGACGACGTCAACTCGTTCGTCGTCGACGGCGACACCTACTGGCTGCGCCTGAGCCGCACCGGCAACGCCTTCGCCTGCCACGCCTCACCCGACGGCGAGAAGTGGACCTTCGTCCGCGTCTTCGCCCTGGGCGACGCGGAAGGGGCAGCCGGCGCGTCCATCGGCTTCCTCGCCCAGTCGCCCACGGGCGAGGGCTGCGAGGTCTCCTTCGACCGGATCGAGTTCCGCCCGACGGGCCTCGCGGACCTGCGCGACGGCAGCTGA
- a CDS encoding aldehyde dehydrogenase (NADP(+)), translating into MAAAPVWSVDPRTGNPREQVAVEATAEEVDRVVRAAHAVRASLADRAVRAAFLRTAADLLAGAGEHVIEAADAETALGPARLTGELARTAAQLRAFAEVVDEGAYLDIHIDHEDATRTPPWPDLRRYKIPLGVVAVYAASNFPLAFSVPGGDTASALAAGCPVVIKAHPDHPATSELCASLLRRAAAQHGLPEDVVTLVHGFQAGVELVRHPLVSAAGFTGSIRGGRALFDAAAARPVPIPFHGELGSLNPVVITEAAAAERGEQIGAGLAGSITMGAGQFCTKPGFVLAPEGENGDRLLKSLTGVVSDTEAGVLLDHRMRDAFLAGVSERAALPDVELPVTPGAGGDHTVAAGFLTVPAHLLATEGPHDALLEECFGPVTVVARYTSEDEITAVLSRLPGNLTATLQIATEEADDSAAALLAALTPLAGRVLVNGWPTGVAVAPAQHHGGPYPATTSTSTSVGATAIERWLRPVTYQTTPEALLPPELREDNPLGLPRRVNGHPA; encoded by the coding sequence GTGGCAGCAGCACCAGTCTGGAGCGTCGACCCCCGCACCGGGAACCCGCGTGAGCAGGTTGCGGTGGAGGCTACAGCGGAGGAGGTCGACCGTGTGGTCCGGGCCGCCCACGCCGTACGGGCCTCCCTCGCGGACCGCGCCGTGCGCGCCGCGTTCCTGCGCACCGCGGCCGATCTGCTCGCCGGGGCCGGTGAGCACGTGATCGAGGCCGCCGACGCCGAGACGGCGCTCGGACCGGCCCGGCTGACCGGCGAACTCGCCCGCACCGCAGCCCAGTTGCGGGCCTTCGCGGAGGTCGTCGACGAGGGTGCGTACCTCGACATCCACATCGACCACGAGGACGCCACTCGCACCCCGCCCTGGCCCGACCTGCGGCGTTACAAGATCCCCCTCGGCGTCGTCGCCGTCTACGCGGCCAGCAACTTCCCGCTCGCCTTCTCCGTACCCGGCGGCGACACCGCCAGCGCCCTCGCGGCCGGCTGCCCGGTCGTGATCAAGGCACACCCCGACCACCCTGCGACCTCCGAACTGTGCGCCTCGCTCCTGCGCAGGGCCGCGGCGCAGCACGGACTGCCCGAGGACGTCGTCACCCTGGTGCACGGCTTCCAGGCGGGCGTCGAACTGGTCCGGCACCCGCTCGTCAGCGCCGCCGGCTTCACCGGCTCGATCCGCGGCGGCCGCGCCCTCTTCGACGCCGCGGCCGCACGGCCGGTCCCCATCCCCTTCCACGGCGAGCTCGGCTCCCTCAACCCCGTCGTCATCACCGAGGCGGCCGCCGCCGAGCGCGGCGAGCAGATCGGCGCGGGGCTCGCGGGCTCGATCACCATGGGCGCGGGCCAGTTCTGCACCAAGCCCGGCTTCGTCCTGGCCCCCGAGGGCGAGAACGGCGACCGGCTGCTGAAGTCCCTCACCGGAGTGGTCAGCGACACCGAGGCCGGAGTCCTCCTCGACCACCGCATGCGCGACGCCTTCCTCGCCGGAGTGAGCGAGCGCGCCGCACTCCCGGACGTGGAGCTCCCGGTCACCCCCGGAGCCGGCGGCGATCACACCGTCGCGGCCGGCTTCCTGACCGTACCGGCCCACCTGCTCGCCACCGAGGGCCCGCACGACGCGCTCCTGGAGGAGTGCTTCGGCCCGGTCACCGTCGTCGCCCGCTACACATCCGAGGACGAGATCACCGCGGTCCTGTCCCGGCTGCCCGGCAACCTCACCGCCACCCTCCAGATCGCCACCGAGGAGGCCGACGACAGCGCCGCCGCGCTCCTGGCCGCGCTCACCCCGCTCGCCGGACGCGTCCTGGTCAACGGCTGGCCGACCGGCGTCGCCGTCGCGCCCGCCCAGCACCACGGCGGCCCGTACCCGGCCACCACCTCCACCTCCACCTCGGTCGGCGCCACCGCGATCGAGCGCTGGCTGCGCCCTGTCACCTACCAGACGACCCCCGAGGCGCTGCTCCCGCCGGAGCTGCGCGAGGACAACCCGCTGGGCCTGCCCCGCCGCGTGAACGGACACCCCGCATGA
- a CDS encoding IclR family transcriptional regulator: MSVAESGGAQVKSAVRTVELLEYFAGRPGMHSLAAVQEAVGYPKSSLYMLLRTLVELGWVETDATGTRYGIGVRALLVGTSYIDGDEVVAAARPTLDRLSDDTTETIHLARLDGTNVVYLATRQSQHYLRPFTRVGRRLPAHSTSLGKALLATHSDEQVRKMLPETLPALTEHTLTDREKLIEELHLIREQGYAVDREENTLGLRCFGVAVPYRTPARDAISCSVPVARLTPAHEQMVKDALFDARDRLTLATRRL; the protein is encoded by the coding sequence ATGTCGGTTGCCGAGTCTGGTGGGGCACAGGTCAAGTCCGCGGTACGGACGGTGGAGTTGCTGGAGTACTTCGCCGGGCGGCCGGGCATGCACTCCCTCGCCGCGGTGCAGGAGGCCGTCGGCTACCCCAAGTCCAGCCTCTACATGCTGCTGCGCACGCTGGTGGAGCTGGGCTGGGTGGAGACGGACGCGACGGGGACGCGGTACGGGATCGGTGTGCGCGCACTGCTGGTCGGCACCTCGTACATCGACGGCGACGAGGTCGTCGCGGCCGCCCGTCCGACCCTGGACCGGCTCTCCGACGACACCACGGAGACCATCCACCTCGCGCGGCTCGACGGAACGAACGTGGTCTACCTCGCCACCCGCCAGTCCCAGCACTACCTGCGCCCCTTCACCCGCGTCGGACGCCGGCTGCCCGCGCACTCGACCTCGCTCGGGAAGGCGCTGCTGGCCACCCACAGCGACGAGCAGGTCCGCAAGATGCTGCCCGAGACGCTGCCCGCGCTGACCGAGCACACCCTGACCGACCGGGAGAAGCTCATCGAGGAGCTGCACCTGATCCGCGAACAGGGCTATGCGGTGGACCGCGAGGAGAACACCCTGGGGCTGCGCTGCTTCGGCGTCGCGGTCCCGTACCGCACCCCGGCCCGGGACGCCATCAGCTGCTCGGTGCCGGTCGCCCGGCTCACACCGGCGCACGAGCAGATGGTCAAGGACGCGCTGTTCGACGCGCGGGACCGGCTGACCCTCGCGACCCGGAGGCTCTGA
- a CDS encoding GNAT family N-acetyltransferase has translation MGSVNVSLRAVRDTDLPLFFAWMSDPESVRTAAFTSEDPSDRQAFDAHWARILADPSVVTRTVLADGAVVGSAGAYGAPDDRQVMYWIDRAHWGRGLATAALGALLDVVPERPLHARAAADNVGSRRVLEKCGFTVTGEDHGYAHARGEETDELLFTLPAG, from the coding sequence GTGGGGAGCGTCAACGTCTCGCTGCGCGCGGTGCGCGACACCGACCTGCCGTTGTTCTTCGCGTGGATGTCCGACCCCGAGTCGGTTCGTACGGCCGCTTTCACCAGCGAGGACCCGTCCGACCGGCAGGCGTTCGACGCGCACTGGGCGCGCATCCTCGCGGATCCGTCGGTCGTGACGCGCACGGTGCTCGCGGACGGTGCGGTGGTCGGCAGCGCCGGTGCGTACGGGGCGCCGGACGACCGGCAGGTGATGTACTGGATCGACCGCGCGCACTGGGGTCGCGGTCTGGCCACGGCCGCGCTGGGCGCGTTGCTCGACGTCGTACCGGAACGCCCGCTGCACGCACGTGCCGCGGCCGACAACGTGGGCTCGCGGCGGGTCCTGGAGAAGTGCGGCTTCACCGTGACCGGCGAGGACCACGGGTATGCGCACGCGCGCGGCGAGGAGACGGACGAGCTGCTGTTCACCCTGCCCGCCGGGTGA
- a CDS encoding phosphatase PAP2 family protein gives MIPIASRVFSRITNGITSGTWRRPRTVLWATAGVVGLGFLVALEIAARHYGLPGPIASQAREVIVAPASGFLLYASMGLMLVVLTWRQRFIAVGTAIGIDLVILLVRWVADAPVTHGHPFGNGALWVILGCAVIAVTRRTGAERLLLLKGVGLGLLLVTGRKTGDTWLLITSKTRPLVLDQYVATADHALGNPSWLVGRMVRATGSFGEVFLDSVYTQLAVAAVVVALYQLRKVADERAFPAHHLVRTFLVIGLLGPAIYMIYPVVGPVFAYGAEGGHWAAANLWPDTLPPRSGPHHMPFDDFTPRNCMPSLHTAWATTIFIHSRKGPRFLRYAGTFWLIATLAATLGFGYHYGIDIITGVIFTLTIETALRSQSRGWERSGIQLVAYGSTVFAAILVAARWLPTQMAAHAWLFGPLLIGALVSVIYAYVRTTRQWDPKPAPVRQAELQPELV, from the coding sequence TTGATACCTATAGCATCGCGGGTGTTTTCGCGAATAACCAACGGAATCACGTCCGGTACCTGGCGTCGGCCGAGGACAGTACTGTGGGCCACGGCGGGGGTGGTGGGCCTCGGATTCCTCGTCGCTCTCGAAATCGCCGCGCGTCACTACGGACTGCCGGGACCGATCGCCAGCCAGGCGCGAGAGGTGATAGTCGCTCCCGCCTCGGGGTTCCTGCTGTACGCCAGCATGGGCCTGATGCTGGTGGTGCTCACCTGGCGGCAGCGGTTCATCGCGGTGGGGACCGCGATCGGTATCGACCTCGTCATCCTGTTGGTGCGCTGGGTGGCCGACGCGCCGGTGACCCACGGCCACCCCTTCGGCAACGGCGCGCTGTGGGTGATCCTGGGGTGCGCGGTCATCGCCGTCACCCGCCGCACCGGTGCGGAACGTCTCCTGCTGCTCAAGGGCGTCGGGCTGGGCCTGCTGCTGGTGACCGGCCGCAAGACCGGCGACACCTGGTTGCTCATCACCTCGAAGACCCGCCCGCTGGTGCTCGACCAGTACGTGGCGACCGCCGACCACGCGCTGGGCAACCCCTCGTGGCTGGTGGGCCGGATGGTCAGGGCCACCGGTTCGTTCGGCGAGGTCTTCCTCGACTCCGTCTACACGCAGCTCGCGGTGGCCGCGGTCGTCGTCGCCCTGTACCAGCTGCGCAAGGTGGCGGACGAACGCGCCTTCCCGGCCCACCATCTGGTGCGCACCTTCCTGGTCATCGGCCTCCTCGGACCGGCCATCTACATGATCTACCCGGTGGTCGGACCGGTCTTCGCCTACGGCGCCGAAGGCGGGCACTGGGCCGCGGCCAACCTGTGGCCCGACACCCTGCCGCCGCGCAGCGGTCCCCACCACATGCCGTTCGACGACTTCACCCCGCGCAACTGCATGCCCAGCCTGCACACGGCGTGGGCCACCACGATCTTCATCCACTCCCGCAAGGGCCCCCGGTTCCTGCGGTACGCGGGCACGTTCTGGCTGATCGCCACACTCGCCGCGACGCTGGGCTTCGGCTACCACTACGGCATCGACATCATCACCGGCGTGATCTTCACCCTCACGATCGAGACGGCCCTGCGCTCTCAGAGCCGCGGCTGGGAACGGTCCGGAATCCAGCTGGTCGCCTACGGCAGCACGGTCTTCGCCGCGATCCTGGTGGCCGCCCGCTGGCTGCCGACGCAGATGGCCGCCCATGCCTGGCTGTTCGGCCCACTGCTCATCGGGGCACTGGTCTCGGTGATCTACGCGTATGTGCGGACCACCCGGCAGTGGGATCCGAAGCCCGCACCGGTGCGGCAGGCAGAACTGCAGCCCGAACTGGTCTGA
- a CDS encoding sensor histidine kinase, protein MPYFLVGTVIVGLYRPDVNVFDSPVNQLIAFAYALPMAAVTALLPLARPLSVAAARALCGLPADRPLADGPARTRQARIRSAAWFTLHVGLGGVISGMTLSLVPFAVGVMGLPLFSGLRDPLALYLPEALDRSWVLALAPFAGTAMLVALTGCAAAAGALLANRAPVLLGPTPDDRLAAAESRAAELAVRNRLARELHDSVGHALSAVTLQAGAARRVLDSDPEFVRAALTAIEETTRRTVGELDTVLGLLRRDDNGAWAPDEPSGPGLDALGGLLAHCGLPVQYVAEGDPDGVPGTVSREAYRIVQEGLSNALRHGGRGEPVRLRITVHAAGELEIVLASPLPGRPAVVRPGGGRGLRGITERALLLGGRTEAGEHDGHWRLTARLPLHTPAQEQR, encoded by the coding sequence ATGCCGTACTTCCTGGTCGGCACGGTGATCGTGGGGCTGTACCGCCCGGACGTCAATGTCTTCGACTCACCGGTCAACCAGCTGATCGCGTTCGCCTACGCCCTGCCGATGGCCGCGGTCACCGCGCTCCTCCCGCTCGCCCGGCCGCTCTCGGTGGCCGCCGCCCGTGCGCTGTGCGGGCTGCCGGCGGACCGGCCGCTCGCGGACGGGCCCGCCAGGACCCGGCAGGCCAGGATCCGTTCGGCGGCCTGGTTCACCCTGCATGTGGGACTCGGCGGCGTCATCAGCGGCATGACGCTGTCGCTGGTGCCGTTCGCCGTGGGTGTCATGGGGCTGCCGCTCTTCTCAGGCTTGCGGGACCCCCTGGCGCTGTATCTGCCCGAGGCTCTGGACCGGTCATGGGTCCTGGCCCTGGCGCCCTTCGCCGGGACCGCGATGCTGGTGGCCCTGACGGGCTGCGCGGCGGCGGCCGGGGCACTGCTGGCGAACCGGGCACCGGTCCTGCTGGGCCCGACCCCGGACGACCGGCTGGCCGCCGCCGAAAGCCGTGCGGCCGAGCTGGCGGTCCGTAACCGGCTGGCCCGCGAACTGCACGACTCGGTCGGCCACGCGCTCAGCGCCGTCACCCTCCAGGCAGGCGCGGCCCGCAGGGTGCTGGACAGCGACCCGGAGTTCGTCCGGGCCGCCCTGACCGCGATCGAGGAGACGACCCGGCGTACCGTCGGCGAGCTCGACACCGTGCTGGGGCTGCTGCGCCGGGACGACAACGGGGCCTGGGCGCCGGACGAGCCGTCCGGCCCGGGGCTCGACGCGCTGGGCGGGCTGCTCGCGCACTGCGGGCTGCCCGTCCAGTACGTCGCCGAGGGCGACCCGGACGGCGTCCCGGGGACGGTGTCCCGCGAGGCGTACCGGATCGTGCAGGAAGGGCTGAGCAACGCGCTGCGGCACGGCGGGCGCGGTGAACCGGTGCGGCTGCGGATCACGGTGCACGCCGCCGGGGAGTTGGAGATCGTCCTGGCCAGTCCGCTGCCCGGACGGCCGGCGGTGGTGCGCCCCGGAGGAGGCCGCGGTCTGCGCGGCATCACTGAGCGGGCCCTCTTGCTCGGCGGCCGTACCGAGGCCGGCGAACACGACGGCCACTGGCGGCTCACCGCCCGCCTCCCCCTCCACACCCCCGCACAGGAGCAGCGATGA